Proteins found in one Pseudomonas sp. P8_241 genomic segment:
- a CDS encoding response regulator produces MKRDLRLLIVDDNVATRYALRRRLERHGYEVLEAGTGTEGLELVASVAIDALILDVNLPDMSGFDIVRKLRSEGATALLPVIHVSAASIQTGDIITGLDAGADAYLIHPVDPDVLLATLRTLMRVRDTENALRESEARFREIFVNVSAPIAVLDAQLKVHECNHAFAQLVQDNLDPDTLRECFADDQIAIIDELRLRLAYGERWKGTLNMQVQGETRETLWQISPYRTPELSLVFVEDVTEHRHRERSHLARLDDATTQLAKEVAERARTEAQLLQVQKMDALGKLTGGIAHDFNNLLTGIITSLELIQKRVAESRTEKVEFYAEAALSSAMSAASLTHRLLAFARQQPLDTRPVDINEHIRSLEELLVRTIGERIALKLELTSKPAIALVDPIQLESAMLNLVINARDALPQGGNIWVNTYAAYSHGDPNLADGAYVALSVRDDGTGIDHSVIGKVFDPFFTTKPLGQGTGLGLSSIYGFARQSGGDAHIRSVARRGTEVTIMLPASTDPTASLVEPANVDPQGAGEHVLIVEDTPSVRLFVAEVLADAGYRCTQVSDIESALERLQNDPSIDLLLTDVGLPRMSGRELADIARGWREALPILFMTGYAETAINRQVFLGSGMEMLIKPFQINELLDKVRRTLDGV; encoded by the coding sequence ATGAAACGTGACCTGCGCTTGCTCATCGTCGACGACAACGTCGCCACGCGCTATGCCTTGCGCCGTCGCCTGGAACGCCACGGTTATGAAGTGCTCGAGGCCGGTACTGGCACCGAGGGCCTGGAACTGGTCGCGAGTGTTGCCATCGATGCGCTGATCCTCGACGTCAACCTGCCCGACATGAGTGGTTTCGACATCGTGCGCAAATTGCGCTCCGAAGGCGCTACCGCCCTGCTCCCGGTTATTCACGTGTCAGCCGCGTCGATCCAGACCGGCGACATCATCACCGGACTCGACGCCGGTGCCGATGCCTACCTGATTCACCCGGTGGACCCGGATGTGCTGCTGGCCACCCTGCGCACGTTGATGCGGGTGCGCGACACCGAAAATGCCCTGCGTGAAAGCGAAGCGCGGTTTCGCGAGATCTTCGTCAATGTATCCGCGCCCATTGCCGTACTGGATGCGCAGTTGAAGGTACATGAATGCAACCACGCATTCGCGCAACTGGTGCAGGACAACCTGGACCCGGACACGCTGCGTGAGTGCTTCGCCGACGACCAGATTGCTATCATCGACGAGTTGCGTCTGCGCCTGGCCTATGGCGAGCGCTGGAAAGGCACGCTGAACATGCAGGTGCAGGGCGAAACACGAGAGACCCTGTGGCAGATTTCACCTTACCGCACACCCGAACTGAGCCTGGTGTTTGTCGAGGACGTCACCGAGCACCGCCATCGCGAACGCTCGCACCTGGCCCGACTGGATGACGCCACCACGCAACTGGCCAAGGAAGTCGCCGAACGGGCGCGCACCGAAGCTCAACTGCTGCAAGTGCAAAAAATGGATGCGCTGGGCAAATTGACCGGAGGCATCGCCCATGACTTCAATAACCTGCTCACCGGCATCATCACCAGCCTGGAACTGATCCAGAAACGCGTCGCCGAATCGCGCACCGAAAAGGTCGAGTTCTATGCCGAAGCCGCATTGAGCTCAGCCATGAGCGCCGCCTCACTGACCCACCGTTTGCTGGCGTTCGCCCGTCAACAGCCCCTCGACACGCGGCCAGTGGACATCAACGAACACATTCGCTCCCTAGAAGAATTGCTGGTGCGTACCATCGGCGAACGCATTGCGCTGAAACTGGAATTGACTTCAAAACCGGCTATCGCGCTGGTCGACCCGATTCAACTTGAAAGCGCCATGCTCAACCTGGTGATCAACGCCCGCGATGCCTTGCCCCAGGGCGGCAACATCTGGGTCAACACCTATGCCGCGTACTCCCATGGCGATCCGAACCTGGCCGATGGCGCGTACGTTGCACTGTCGGTCCGTGATGACGGGACCGGTATCGACCACAGCGTGATCGGCAAGGTGTTCGATCCGTTCTTCACCACCAAGCCGCTGGGCCAGGGTACAGGGCTCGGGCTGTCGAGCATTTACGGTTTCGCCCGGCAATCGGGTGGCGATGCGCACATCCGCAGCGTGGCACGACGCGGCACTGAAGTGACCATCATGCTGCCTGCCAGCACCGATCCCACGGCCAGCCTGGTCGAACCGGCCAATGTCGATCCGCAGGGAGCCGGTGAGCATGTGTTGATCGTCGAGGACACACCCTCGGTACGGCTGTTCGTCGCTGAGGTACTCGCCGATGCCGGTTATCGTTGTACTCAAGTCAGCGACATCGAAAGCGCGCTGGAGCGCCTGCAAAACGACCCGTCCATCGACCTGCTGCTGACGGATGTCGGCCTGCCACGTATGAGTGGCCGGGAACTGGCCGATATTGCCAGGGGCTGGCGCGAAGCGTTGCCGATCCTGTTCATGACCGGTTACGCCGAAACCGCGATCAATCGCCAGGTGTTCCTGGGCAGCGGCATGGAAATGCTGATCAAGCCATTTCAGATCAATGAACTGCTGGATAAGGTGCGCCGGACCCTGGACGGTGTCTGA